TGCCCCGGACCAGCTTCGTCCCGCGCGCCACGAGGTGCGGGCAGCTGGAGGAGGTGGTCGTCAGGTAGTGGACCTCGTTCCGCAGCATCGTGATACGAAAATAACTCGCGGGAAGGCGGACCGTGACCTGCGCCACGCGACCCTCGCGCACGGCGAGCGAGCCGCTCCACAGCTCCGCGGACTGGATGCACACCCAGATCACGGCGAACGCCAAAGCGATCACCGTGCTGGTGAACGCCGTGGCGTACGCCCTTTTTCGTAGACTGTTCACGCTCCGGACGCCCTGTACGCGGACCGCACAACCGGCCGATCCGCCACCCTTTTGAATTTGAAATCATGTACGCCGGTCAGAAAAATGCAAGCGCTTGTGTGTTCCGGAACCGACATATGGTAGGTTTTCGACCGATGAACACGCTCTCGAGAGGCTCGGCCGGGTGCTGCGGATAGCAATAAAATCGTCTCTGGTGGTCGCCATCGCGGCGTTGCTGAGCGCCGGTTCGGCGTCGGCACAAGGGGACTCCCAGCCCGCGACAGCCGGCCCGACGGAACCCGTGCAGGCGAACGCCGTTCAAACCGAGAAGACCGACAGCAAACCCGCCCCGAAGAAGAAGCTCCACCGATCCCGAGGTTGCCGCAAGTACGCGCCACCGTCGTATCGTAAAATGATTCGTCGATGGCAGAGCGTTCCGCCGATCCCCAAACCCAAATGGCGCGAAGGTTTTCGCGACCTGACGCTCTACTCGGTCAACCTCGGAGAGCGGATCCGCGTGTTCCCTTTCCTCCCGGACGGAACGCTCGACCCCGCGGTCGTGGATGAGGTCGCGCGCGTCATGCGCGACAAGGATACGGACGCCGTGCACGCGATCTCTCCACGCCTCATCAAGCTCATCTACAAGCTCGCCGTCAAATTCAACGTGCGACAGATCACGATCATCTCGGGTTATCGCGAACCCAAGGACGAGGAAGGCGGCGGCCACCACGCGGACGGCTCCGCGATCGACATGGCGTTCTCCGGCGTGCGGCTGCCGGCGTTGGCTCAGGCCGCGCGACGGCTCGGCCACGCCGGCGTCGGGCTCTATCCGACCGCCGGGTTCATCCACCTGGACGTCCGCGAGGGCCGCTCGTACTTCTGGGCGGATAGCTCCGGCCCCGGGCAGCCGGGGTGCGTCCGGCCGTTGGACGCGTCGCAGGCCTTCGCGAACGACGCCAAGTGGCGGCCCGATAAGGACGAGCCGATCCCGGCCAAGAACCGGAAGGGCGTGCTGCTCGGCGCGCGCCCCCCGGACGACCCCTCCCCGGACCCCTCCCCGATTCCCTCCCCGAACGGATAGCTGCGCCGCGGGTCAAATGGTATGATGCTGTCGATGCGCCGAAGGCTCCCGATCTCGCTCGTCGTCCCGCTCGTCGCGCTGCTCTGCGCGTGCCAGGCGGAGCTCGAACGGGTGAGCGAGGTGACCAAGCTCCGGATTCTCGGAATCCAGGCCGATCCGCCGGAGATCGCCCCGGGCGAGTCGACCGCGCTCCGTATCCTCACGGCCGATCCGGGCGGCGAGGGGCGCCGCGTCGTGGGCGGCGGGATCGTCGTTCCCGGGCTGTTCACGCCGTCGTCGTCGCCGGACACCTCGACGCTCCCCCCGCTCTTCTACGCCCTGCCGTTCACGGACGTGAACGACAGCGGCGTCGTCGTCTTTCCCCACCACCTGGGGATGCCGTCGTACTACTCGGACCAGGGCGCGCAGGTGCCGATCGCCCCTCCCGGCGAGCCGCTCGTCATGACCGCGATCCTGTTCGTGTGCGCGGGCGACGGCTTCGACGAGGACGCCGCCTACGCCGTGATGGCCCAGATCTCCATGGGCGGGGCCGTCGAAGAAGCGGGTCCCGACGCGTTCCTGGAGATCTGCTCCGAGGCGGGCGCGGACGAGGGGATCACGGCGCTCAAGAGCTTCGACGTCGTCACGTGCGATCCGGAGAACAGCGCGCTCGCGTGCGACGGCGAGTACGCCCAGAACGCGAACCCCGAGATCGAGTCGATCGCGCTCGCCGGAGAGCCGCTGTCGCAGTTCTTTGGCGGCCAGTGCTTCGAATGCGACCCAGAGGACGGTTGCCGCGAGCCCCTGGCGCTGCGCGGCTACCTGACTCCCGGGAGCTTCCAGCGCTACGAACGGAGCCTGGCGTCGAACCTCGACCAAACCGAGGTCGTGTACGAGCGAACGTACATCTCCTGGTTCGTCACGGGCGGCACGCTCGACGAGGACCGCTCCGGCAACGGCTCCACGGCGGACGACGTCGCCCCGGACGATCCGTTCGACGCCAACTGGATTCCCCCGTTCGAGGGCGGCGAGTTCACCCTGTGGGCGGTTGCGCACGACATCCGCGGCGGCGTCAGCTGGAACATCTATCGCTTCTCCGCCGGCGCCTCGCAGTGAGATGAGGCGCCGCCGTCTGATCCTCGCGGCGGCCTTTGCGCTCGTGGCCCCGGCGCCGATCGCGGGATGCTCGGCGCCGCACGAGCAGCGGAGCACCGGCGCCGCCGCGAAGCCGGGAGAGCCCGACGCCCTCGACGCCCTCCTCGAGGCGAGATCGCGGGAGATCCGGGAGACCGCGCCGCCGGGGTTCGCGGTGCGCGCCGTGCGGCCGTTCGTCGTCGCGAGCGACGAGCCCGGCGAGGTGGTCGATCGCCGCGTCGGAGCCGTCCTCGAGCCCGCGATACGTTGGCTCGAGCGCGTGTACTTCCGCGTCGAGCCGCGGTCCGCGATCACGATCTGGCTCTGCCGCGACGCCGACTCGTACGACCGCGCGGCCCGCACCCTCACCGGCGAAGCGCCCTCGACGCCGTACGGGTTCTACTCGCACGCCCACGCCGCCATCGTGCTCGACGCCTCCACCGGCGACGGGACCGTCGTGCACGAGCTCGTCCACCCGTTCGTCCGCGCGGACTTCCCCACCTGCCCCGCTTGGCTCGACGAGGGGCTGGGCTCCCTGTACGAACGGTGCGTCCTCGAGGGCGGGGCGCTGCGGGGGCTCGTCAACTGGCGCCTCGGCGCCCTGCAACGCGCCGTGGCGGACGGTGTCTCCCCGCCCATCGCCGAGCTGGTCCGCGCGACGCCGGAGGCGTTCTACGGCGAGGGCTC
The window above is part of the Pseudomonadota bacterium genome. Proteins encoded here:
- a CDS encoding DUF882 domain-containing protein; this encodes MIRRWQSVPPIPKPKWREGFRDLTLYSVNLGERIRVFPFLPDGTLDPAVVDEVARVMRDKDTDAVHAISPRLIKLIYKLAVKFNVRQITIISGYREPKDEEGGGHHADGSAIDMAFSGVRLPALAQAARRLGHAGVGLYPTAGFIHLDVREGRSYFWADSSGPGQPGCVRPLDASQAFANDAKWRPDKDEPIPAKNRKGVLLGARPPDDPSPDPSPIPSPNG